One Coriobacteriia bacterium genomic region harbors:
- a CDS encoding 4Fe-4S binding protein: protein MPVVDKEVCTACGICVDECPNSCYDLEDTAVLSRPAGCTECGICVDACPNGAISQN from the coding sequence GTGCCCGTAGTTGACAAGGAAGTGTGCACAGCTTGCGGTATCTGCGTCGATGAGTGCCCGAACAGCTGTTACGATCTCGAGGATACGGCCGTCCTGAGTCGGCCTGCCGGCTGCACCGAGTGCGGAATCTGCGTGGACGCATGCCCGAACGGTGCTATTTCTCAGAACTAG
- a CDS encoding glycosyltransferase family 2 protein → MPDAVLMPVYNEAPTVATVLDAVRRYFRGEIIVVDDGSTDETPRVLAARSDITTVHLDRNCGYGCALKVGFGLAADMGVSHLITMDCDGQHEPAHIPQFLDALASGGDIISGSRYLPGSASVGVAPNDRRSINATVTSEINRVTGWGLTDAFCGFKAYRLHAIECIRLRESGYAMPLELWAKAWRCGLSVREISVERIYCGQDRSFGELLDDPERRLAYYMAVWSQALEEDER, encoded by the coding sequence TTGCCCGACGCAGTGTTGATGCCCGTCTATAACGAAGCCCCGACAGTCGCCACCGTCTTAGATGCGGTTCGGCGGTATTTCAGGGGAGAAATCATAGTTGTAGACGACGGGTCGACGGATGAGACTCCACGCGTGCTGGCTGCCCGCAGTGACATCACGACGGTGCACCTCGACCGCAATTGCGGGTATGGCTGCGCTCTGAAGGTCGGATTTGGCTTGGCAGCGGACATGGGTGTGTCGCATCTGATCACCATGGATTGCGATGGCCAGCATGAGCCTGCGCACATACCGCAGTTCCTTGACGCTCTGGCCAGCGGCGGAGACATCATTTCAGGTAGCCGGTACCTACCGGGTTCTGCGTCGGTTGGAGTGGCGCCAAACGACAGGCGCAGCATCAATGCCACGGTCACGAGTGAGATCAATCGTGTCACCGGCTGGGGGCTGACAGACGCATTCTGCGGTTTCAAGGCGTACCGACTCCATGCGATCGAGTGTATTCGGCTGCGCGAAAGCGGATACGCAATGCCGCTTGAGTTGTGGGCTAAGGCGTGGCGTTGCGGTCTGAGCGTGCGCGAGATTTCGGTGGAGCGCATCTATTGTGGGCAGGACCGTTCCTTCGGCGAACTCCTGGATGATCCCGAACGCCGGCTGGCTTACTATATGGCAGTGTGGAGCCAAGCTTTGGAAGAGGATGAGCGATGA
- the bshB1 gene encoding bacillithiol biosynthesis deacetylase BshB1, protein MTTESLCDVLCIGAHPDDVEIGMGATVAKMVGQGMRVGLVDLTNGEPTPHGTPERRAAEASEAARVLGATRRTLTQSNRYLFDTVEARMELAEVIRELRPQTLFVPFPQDAHPDHLAASQIALAARFYAKLTKTKMSGEPYFPERVYRYMAVHMRLVAEPSFIVDVSEHLSDKIAALGAYESQFAENPANNGMLEFVEQQAAAWGAMARVRYGEPFFALEPICLRSITDLV, encoded by the coding sequence ATGACGACCGAATCGCTGTGCGATGTACTGTGCATTGGTGCCCATCCTGACGACGTCGAGATTGGCATGGGCGCTACGGTTGCCAAGATGGTGGGCCAAGGGATGCGTGTCGGATTGGTCGATCTGACCAACGGTGAACCTACCCCGCACGGCACCCCTGAGAGGCGAGCAGCGGAGGCATCGGAGGCCGCACGGGTTCTCGGCGCGACCCGACGGACCTTGACGCAAAGCAACCGCTATCTCTTCGATACTGTAGAAGCCCGCATGGAGTTGGCCGAGGTGATCAGGGAGTTGCGGCCACAGACGCTGTTTGTGCCGTTTCCTCAGGACGCGCATCCTGACCATCTTGCGGCTTCTCAGATCGCACTGGCGGCACGTTTCTACGCGAAGCTCACCAAGACCAAGATGTCGGGCGAGCCGTACTTTCCCGAGCGTGTCTACCGGTATATGGCTGTGCACATGCGTCTTGTCGCCGAACCGTCATTCATCGTCGACGTCTCCGAGCACCTGTCGGACAAGATCGCAGCGCTCGGGGCATACGAATCGCAATTTGCCGAGAACCCCGCGAACAACGGGATGCTCGAGTTCGTCGAGCAGCAGGCCGCCGCATGGGGTGCGATGGCGCGCGTTCGATATGGGGAGCCGTTCTTCGCACTTGAGCCGATCTGTCTTCGATCCATTACGGATCTGGTATAG
- a CDS encoding OsmC family protein translates to MALDKVRVRWSANRQFSAWDSAGHGIVLDATPEYGGESTGPRPIELVLYALAGCTAMDVVSVLEKKREPFTGLEMEVEATQREDEFPKIYTRIELVYVVKGSDVKPKSVERAIELSHDKYCSVRGMFGPQVEIMTSYRIEA, encoded by the coding sequence ATGGCGTTGGATAAGGTTAGGGTTCGTTGGTCCGCCAATAGGCAGTTCTCGGCGTGGGACAGCGCCGGCCACGGGATCGTCCTGGACGCCACACCCGAATATGGAGGCGAGAGCACCGGTCCCCGCCCCATTGAACTCGTGCTCTATGCTCTGGCTGGTTGCACGGCGATGGATGTCGTTTCGGTACTGGAGAAGAAGCGTGAGCCCTTCACCGGCTTGGAGATGGAGGTAGAGGCCACCCAACGTGAGGACGAGTTCCCAAAGATTTACACGAGGATCGAGCTCGTCTACGTCGTGAAGGGTTCCGACGTGAAACCAAAGTCGGTTGAGCGGGCCATCGAGCTTTCGCACGACAAGTATTGCTCGGTTCGTGGGATGTTTGGGCCTCAAGTCGAGATCATGACCAGTTACCGGATTGAGGCCTAA
- a CDS encoding IS3 family transposase: protein YWNTKRYQPKLKGLSPEQFRTQSVDAA, encoded by the coding sequence GCTACTGGAACACCAAGAGGTACCAGCCGAAACTGAAAGGGCTGAGCCCGGAACAATTCCGGACCCAGTCCGTGGACGCCGCTTGA